Within Thermus hydrothermalis, the genomic segment CGCTTTCTCTGGTTCCCCACGGTGGACGCGGCCAACGAGGCCCGCGAGGTGGCAAGGCTTTCCCTGGAGAAGAAGCCCCAGTGGGCGAGGCTTCAGGAAGCTTTCCGAGAGGCGGGGCTTCTGCCAGCGCCCATAGGGGTCTTGGACGCCAACGGGAAGCTCAGGCCCGAGGCCCGAGCGGTCCTCGAGGTGGCCGCCCGCCACCGGATGGTGGTGGCCACGGGCCATCTCTCGCGGGATGAGATCTTGAAGGTCGTGGAAGCAGCTTTGGAGGAAGGGGTATCCCACGTGGTGGTCACCCACCCCGACTACCCCACCCAAGGCCTCCCCTTAAGCGACCAGCGGTACCTGGCCTCCCAAGGGGTGTATTTGGAACGGTGCTTTACGCCCTCCCATACAGGCAAGGTGCCTTGGGAAAAGCTCTTTCGCGCTATCCGGGAGGCAGGGGTGGAACGGAGCTTTCTCTCCACGGACCTCGGCCAACCGGCCAACCCTCCCGTGGAGGAGGGGCTTGCCCTCTTTGCCGACCGGCTCCTGCAGGCCGGGTTTAGCGAGGAGGAAGTGCGGCATATGGCGGTGACCGTGCCCACAGAACTGGCGAAAGGAGGAAAGGGGTGAAGCGCCTACTGGTGGTGAGCGCCCACGCGGCGGACTTCGTGTGGCGGGCCGGTGGGGCCATCGCCCTCACCGTGGCCCAAGGGGGTAAGGCCCTGGTGGTGGCCCTGAGCTACGGGGAGCGGGGGGAGTCGGGGGAGCTTTGGAAGGAGCCGGGACAGACCCTGGAGCGGGTGAAGGCCATCCGCCAGGAGGAGGCGAGCCGGGCGGCGGCCATTCTGGGGGCCGAGTTTTTGCCCTTGGACCTCGGGGACTACCCCTTACGGGTGGACGAGAAGGCCCTGGAGCGCCTCTTGGGGATCCTGGTGGACTTCGCCCCGGACGTGCTCATGACGCACACCCCCAAAGATCCCTTCAACCCCGACCACCCGGTGGCCTACGAGGCCACGGAACTCGCGCGGCAATTGGCCTCGGGGGCGGGGGTAGCGAGCGCCTTCAAGACCATCCGTCCTCCCGAGTTCCTCCTTTTTGAGCCCCACCAGCCCGAGCTCTGCGGCTTCGTGCCCAACCTCTTCCTGGACATCACCTCGGTGTGGGAGAAGAAGCTTAAGGCCATGGAGGTCTTTGCCTCCCAGGCCTACCTGCGGCGCTACTACGCCGAGCGGGCGGAGCACCGGGCCAACCACGCCCGGCGCATCTCGGGCCTGAAGGATATAGAGAAGGCGGAAGCCTTCCAGCGGGTTTTGCCGCAGGTGGTGCGAAGCCTTTAGGAGGGCAGCATGCTTGCGCCCGAAGAGGTGAAGGAGCTTGCCGAGCTGGGTAGCGCCACGGTCTACGAGGCTTCAGGGCGGGAGGGGCTGGTTCCTCTTACCTTCCTGCGCCTTCCCCCGGGAGCCAAGGCGGCGGGCCCCGCCTTTCCCGTGCTCTGCGCCCCGGGGGACAACCTGGGGGCTCATGCCGCCATGGCCGCCCTAAAGCCAGGGGAGGTCCTGGTCCTGGCCCAAGCGGAGGCCGAGCCCGTGGCCCTGGTGGGGGAGCTCCTGGCCACCCAGGCCAAGGCCCAAGGGGCGGCGGCCCTCCTGGTGGACGGGGCGGTGCGGGATGCCGATGAGCTTGCGGCCTTGGGCCTTCCGGTTTGGGCCCGGTGGGTGAGCCCCAAGGGGGCGAAGCGGGAAGCCCTTTTGGGCCTCGGGGTTCCTGTCCTCCTGGGGGGCGTGGAGGTGCGGCTTGGGGACTACCTGGTCCTGGACGGGGACGGGGTGGTGGTGGTGCGCCGGGAGCGGGCCCAAGAAGTATTGCAAAAGGCCCGCGAACGGGCGGAGCGGGAGGCGCGCTTGCGGGAGCGGTTTGCCCGGGGAGAGCTCTCCTTGGACCTCTACGGCCTAAGGGAACGGGTGGCAAGGCACCTGGAGGAAGCGGCGCGGCTCCGGGAGGGGAACCGTGGCTAGGCTTCAGGTGGCGGTATTGGGGCTTGGGGAAGCGGGTTCGGCCATCGCCCAGGACCTCGTCCAAGCGGGGGCCCGGGTGGTGGGCTACGACCCCATCCCGGAGAAAAACGTGCCCGGTATCCACCGGGCCCAAAGCGAAAGGGAGGCGGCCTATGGGGCCCAGGTGGTCCTTTCCGTGAACTGGGCCCGGGTAGCCCTGGAGGTGGCCCAGAAAGTGGCCCCGGCCCTTAGCCCAGGCGTGGTCTACGCCGACCTGAACACCGCATCCCCCAAACTGAAGCGTGCCCTCGCCGAGGCCCTTTCTGGGACGGGCGCCCTTTTCGCCGACGTGGCCCTCATGAGCCCGGTGCCGGGGAAAGGCCTGAGGACGCCCTCCCTGGCCTCCGGGCCCGGGGCTAGGGCTTACCGGGAGCGCCTGACGCCCCTGGGGGCCGTGGTGGAGGTGGTGGGCGAGGCCCCGGGGGATGCGGCTACAAGGAAGCTTCTGCGGAGCGTCTTCTTCAAGGGGATGGCAGCGGCGGTGATGGAGGCCCTGGAGGCGGCGAGGCGCCTGGGCCTGGAAGCGGAGCTCAAGGCCAACATCGCCCAAACCCTAAAGGAAGCGGACGAAGCCTTGGTGGAGCGTTTGGTGGAGGGGAGCCTGCGCCATGCCGGGAGGCGGTACGAGGAGATGCTGGCAGCGGCGGAGCTTCTAGAGGAGGTGGGCGTTAAACCCCGGGTAGCCCGGGCTACTGCGGAGCAACTCAGGGCGTGGATGGAGTTGGGGTAGCCGGCGTGGGGAGGGGGTGGGCAGGCGTGCGGGGAATGGGGCCTGTTATTCCTGGATTTAGGGCCTTCGGGCCTGATATGCCCTATTTCGCGAAAGGTACATTTCGCGCATGTATAATACCCCCGTGGACCCCAGCGCGCCTGCCCACGTTCTTTGGAAAACCCTCGGCATTAAAAGCCCCGATAATGCCCTTATCCCCCTCATCCCCTATGCGGAGTACCTCCTCCTGGAAAGGGGCTACTCCCCCCGGGGGGTCCGCCGGTACCTCCAGGACCTCGCCTTCTGGTTCCGCTTCCTCGAGGCCCAAGACCTTCCCCCAGGCCCCGAGGCGGTGCGGGCCCTTTTGCTCGCCGAGCGCTGGTCCCCGAGGCGGGTCCAGGGGTTCCTCGCCGCCCTAAGGAGCTACTACCGGTACCTGGCCCAGGTGCGGGGCGAGGCGGCGGAAGACCCCACGGAGGGCATCGGCCGGCCCAAAGCGGGCCGCAGGCTTCCCCTGCACCCGAACCCCGAGGAGCTCAAGCGCTTCCTCGAGGCCTTCTCCGAGGAAAAGGAAGCGAAGCTCCTCACCGCTTTGGTCCGCTTCCTCTACGGCACGGGCCTGCGCATCTCCGAGGCGCTTTCCCTTAAGGGGCGGAACGTCGTCCTGGAAAAGGGCCTGCCCGCGGCGGTGCGGGTGGTGGGCAAGGGCAACAAGGAAAGGCTCGTGCCCCTTTCCAAGACGGCCCGGGAAGCCCTCCTGGAGCTGGGCCTTCCCCAAGGGAATGTTCCTATTTTCACGTTCACCCAAGGCCGCAGGCGGGGCCGCACCCCTTCCGCCCGCTGGGTGGAGGCCAAGTTCCGGGAAGCCGCCCTTAGGGCGGGCCTGGACCCCCGGCGCTTCACCCCCCACAAGCTCCGGCACGCCTACGCCACCTTGCTGGTGGAGGTGGGGGTGGAGCTGGACGCCGTGAAGGACCTCCTGGGCCACGAGTCCATCGCCACCACCCAGATCTACCTCCACGCCTCCCGCGAGAGGCTCAAGGAGGCGGCCCAGAAGCTCCCCGAGCTCTAAAGGGCCGTGGCCCCGCCGTCCACGGGCAGGACCACCCCCGTGATGTAGTCCGAGGCTGGGCTGGCCAGGAAGAGCACCGCCCCCCCAAGCTCCCCGGGCTTTCCCGCCCGGCCCAGGGGCAAGGTGGCCTTGAGAAGGGGCTCGGCCCGGGGCAAGACCTTTTCCGTCATGCGCGTGGGGAAAAACCCGGGGGCCAGGGCGTTCACCCGGATGCCCCACCGCCCCCACTTCACCGCCAGGTCCCGGGTGAGGGCCACAAGCCCTCCCTTGGAGGCGGAGTAGCCCACGGCGTCCAAGACCTCGGGGTACTCCCCCTTAAGCCCGGCCACGGAGGCGATGTGGACGATCTTGCCGTAGCCCCTCTCCTTCATGCGCTTGGCGGCGGCCCGGCTCGCCAGAAAGGCCCCCACCAGGTTCACCTCCAGGACCTCCCGCACCTTCTCCACGGGCATCTCCAGGGAAGGCGCCCCCCAGCTGATACCGGCGGCGTTCACCAGGATGGTGAGGGGGCCAAGCTCCCCTTCCACCTGGTCGCAGATCGCCTCTAGGCGGGCCTCGTCCCGCACGTCCCCCTCCAGGTAGAGGGCGTCCTCCCCGAGATGCTTGCGGGCCTCCTCAAAAAAGCTCGCCCGCCGGGCCATCACCGCCACCTTAGCCCCCGCTTCCTTAAGGGCCAGGGCCGCCTCGAGGCCAAGCCCCCTAGAACCCCCCGTGACCAAAGCCGCCTTGCCATCCAGTCGGAACTTCTCCAGGAACATCAGGCACCCCCGTAGTAGCCCTTGTACCGTTCCCTAAGCGCCCGCTTCAGGAACTTCCCGGCGCTCGTGCGCGGGATCTCCTCCACGAAGACGTAGGCGTCGGGGAGTTGCCACTTGGCAAAGCCCGCCTGGAGGAGGTGGGCGTTGAGCTCCTCCGGGCTTGGGGCCTCCCCCCGCGGCACCACCACCGCCAGGGGCCTTTCCTGCCATTTGGGATGGGGAATGGCCACCACCGCCGCCTCCTTCACCTTGGGGTGGCCCATGAGGGCGTTTTCCAGGTCCACGCTGGAGATCCACTCCCCACCCGACTTGATGAGGTCCTTGAGCCGGTCCTTGATCTCCACGTAGCCCTCCTCGTCCCACACGGCCATGTCCCCCGTGCGGAACCACCCGTCCGGGGTGAGGGCCCTCTGGCTCGCCTCCTCGTTTTGGTAGTAGCCCCGGGTGATCCAGGGGCCCTTGAGCTGGATCTCCCCCATGTGCTTCCCGTCCTGCGGCACGGGGCGGCCCTCCTCGTCCGCCACCCGGAGGCGCACCAGGGGGATGGGAAGGCCGGTCTTGGCCTTGAGGGTGAGCTTCTCCTCCTCGGGGAGGCCTTCCAGGTGGCTCTTGATGAAGTTCTGCACCACCACCGGGGAGGTTTCCGTGAGGCCGTAGCCCTGGCGCACCTCTATCCCCATCCGCTCAAAGCGGGCGATGAGGCTCCTGGGGGCGGCGCTTCCCCCCACCACCAGGCGCCTTAGGGTCTTCAGGCGGTGGCCGGTAGTCTCCAGGTGGTCCGCCAGGGCGAGCCAGACCGTGGGCACCCCGGCGGTGAAGGTGACCCCTTCCCCGTCAAAGAGCTCCACCAGGGAGGCGGGGTCTAGCCTGGGCCCGGGCAGGACCTGCTTGGCCCCCACCAGGGTGGCGGCGTAAGGGAGGCACCAGGCGTTCACGTGGAACATGGGCACCACGGGGAGGACCACGTCCTTTTCCGATAGGGCCGTGCCGTCAAAGAGGCTTGCCGCCAAGGAGTGGAGGACCAGGGCCCGGTGGCTATACACCACCCCCTTGGGCAACCCCGTGGTCCCCGTGGTGTAGGCCATGCCGCAGGCGGCCCTTTCGGGCACCCGGTGGGGCTCCGCCTCCTCGCCCAGGACCGCCTCGTAGGCCAGGTACCCCTCGGGGGCCTTCTCGTCCATGACCACGAAGTGCTCCACGGTCCTGAGCTCCGGGCGCAGGGCCTCCACCAAGGGGAGGAGGTTCGGGTCAAAGAGGAGGACCTTGTCCTCGGCGTGGTTCAGGATGTAGGCGATCTCCTTGGGGCTTAGGCGGGGGTTGGCGGTGTGGAGCACGGCCCCCATGCCGGGCACGGCGAAGTAGGCCTCGAGGTGGCGGAAGTGGTTGAAGCCCAAGGTGGCCACCCGGTCCCCCTCCCCTACCCCAAGCGCCCTAAGCCCCCCCATGAGCCGCTTCGCCCGCCGGTAGACCTCGGCGTAGGTGGTGCGGTGGACCTCCCCGGTGTGGAGGCGGGAAACCACCTCCTTTTTCCCAAAAAGCGCCGCCGCCCTTTCCAGGAAGTCCCAAAGGTTGAGCTCCTCGTCCATCATGGTGCTCGGGAACATGGCTATCCCCCTTTCGTTTAGACCCAGTATAACCCTAGCCCACCCGGTAGAAGACCCCCTTGGCGAAGGCCACCCGCTTCCCCTCCAAAAGCACCTCCCCGGCGGCGTGGAGAAGGTGCCGGCCGGGGTGGATTACCCACCCCCGGGCGACGAGCACCCCTTCCCGCACGGGGCGGAGGTAGCTTACGGAAAGCTCCGCCGTGACCACCTTAACCCCCAGGCTTTCCACCGCCTGGCCTAGGGCGCTATCCAAAAGGGCGGCGAGGATGCCGCCGTGAACCAAGCCTTGGCCCTGCAAGAACTCTTCCCGCACCCGTAGGCGAAGCTCCGCCTCGCCCGCTTCCTTCCGCAGGACCTCCGCCTGGAAAAAGCGGGCAAAGGGGCTCAAGCGGGCCTCCGCCGCACCATGGTCACGAACTCGCCCTCCTGCACCACCTCGTTCCGCTGGTTGTAGACCCGCACCCGTTGCACCAGGATGCCCCGGTCGGGCTTGGAGGTTTCCCGCTTCTCCAGGATTTCGCTTTCCCCCCGCACCGTGTCCCCGATGAAGACGGGCTTCAGGAAGCGGTAGTTCCGGATCTCCAGCCAGGCGATGATGGTCCCCTCAAAGTGGCCCGCCCGCTGGCGAAGCCCCGTGAGCATGGAAAGCACCAGAAGCCCGTGGGCGATGCGCTGGCCAAAGGGGGTTTCCTTGGCGAACTCCGCGTCGGTGTGGATGGGATTATAGTCGCCGGAAACCCCGGCAAAGTTCACCACGTCCGCCTCCGTCACCGTGCGGGCTGGGGTGGAAAACCTTTGGCCGACCTCAAAGTCCTCAAAGTACATGGGCATCCTCCTCACCTCCTTTGCGCCAACGGGGCGTAAGCCCCGGGGCCCACGATGGAGCGGCCTCCGTCCACGTAAATCGCCTGGCCGGTAAGGTAGCTCGCCTCCTCGGAGAGGAGAAAGAGGGCTGCGCGGGCCACCTCCTCGGGATGGCCCGCCCGCCCAAGGGGAGTGGCCTCCACCTCCCTCCGCCAGGCCCACTCGGGAAGCCCCGCGGTCATCCGGGTGGCGATGAGCCCGGGGAGCAGGACGTTCACCCGGATCCCCTTCCGGGCAAGCTCCAAGGCCAAGGTGCGGGCAAGGCCCACCACGGCCATCTTGCTGGCAGCGTAGTGGGCAAGGCCCAAGGCACCCAAAGCGGCCACGGAGCTTGTGAGGACAAGGCTTCCCCCTTCCATGACCTCCCCTGCCTTCCGGGCTACCAGGAAGCTCCCCGTAAGGTTCACCCGGAGCACCCGCTCCCACTCCCCTAGGGGGAGCTTCCAGGAGAGGGCGCTATCGGCTATCCCCGCAAAGTGCGCCACCCCGTGGAGCACCCCAAATTCCTCCAAGGCCTCCCGGAAGGCCTCCTCCACGCCTTCCGGGGTACTCACGTCCGCCACCACGGCCACCGCCTCTGCTTCCAGGGGGGCCACGGCCTCTGCCAGGGCTCCCTCCTCCACGTCCACTGCCAGGAGCCTTGCTCCCTCCCGGGCAAATAGGTCAAGGGCCGCTCGACCGATGCCGTGGGCAGCTCCGGTCACGTGGATGGTCTTTCCTGAAAGCCTTCCCATCAGCGCAGGCTGGCGTAGACGGCGTTTCGGAAAAGCCCAGCGTAGTAGGTGCGGCCTCCGGGGTTTTGCATCATGAAAACGCCGATGAGGCGTTCCCTCGGGTCCACGAAGAAGTAGGTGCCGAAAAGCCCCGCCCAGAAGTAGTCCCCCTTGGAGCCGGGCAGGGGGCTTCCCCCGTCCTCGAGGCGCACCGCCACCCCAAGGCCGAAGCCGTACCCGAAGCCCGGAAGGTAAGGAGCCCCCCGCTCCAGGGAGCGGAGGTAGAGGGGACCCAGGTGGTCCTGGGTGAGGAGCTCCACCCCCTTGCGGGAGAGGATACGGCGCCCTTCCAGCTCCCCACCGTTTAGGAGAGCCTGCAGGAAGCGGTAGTAGTCCTGGGCGGTGGCCACCGCGCCTGCTCCTCCCGAGTAACGCCTGGGGGCGTCCCGCACGTTGAGGGGAGGCGGGGTGGGGGTTCTCGTGAAGGGATCCTCTCCAAAGGGTTCGGCGATCCGGCCCCACTTCTCCCGGGGCACCTGGAAGCCGGTATCCGCCATGCCCAAGGGCCGGAAGATGCGCTCCTCCATGAGCGCGCCGAGGCTTTGGCCCGTGACCCGCTCCAGGAGGTGGCCAAGGAGGTCCGTGGAGTTGCCGTACTCCCAAAGGGTGCCGGGCTGGACCTGGAGGGGGAGGCGGGACAGCTTGGCCAGAAACTCCTCCCGCGTCTGGTCTAGGGCATCCGCGTTCACCTTGCGGTACTCCTGCTTCACCAAGGAGTCAAAGAAGATGCCGTAGGTGATGCCCGAGGTATGGCGCAGGAGATCGTACAGGGTGATGGGCCTTTGGGCCGGCACGAGCTCCAGGACAGGCTTGCCATCCGGGCCCACCCGCTCCACCCCCACCCGCACCTCCCGGAACTCGGGGAGGTAAAGGGCGATGGGATCCGTAAGGAAAAGGCGCCCCTCCTCCACGAGCTGAAGGGCGAGGACCGAGGTCAGGGGCTTGGTCATGGAGTAGATGCGGAAGATGGCCTCCTTGGCCATGGGGGTCCGGGCCTTGGGGTCCAGGTAACCCACCGCTTCGTGGAAGACCACCTGGCCGTGGCGCGCCACCAGCACCACCGCGCCGGGAAGCCGACCCTGGGCCACCTCCGCCTCGAGGCGGGCCTTGAAGGCCTGGAGAACCCCGAGGTCCACCCCTTCCCGTACCTGGGCCAAGGCGAGGCCCAGGAGGGCTACGCTTAAGAAAACCAACCGCCACAGCCGCATACCGCTCACCCCCGCACATCAAAAGCCTTTATTCCCGTGAGGTGCGCCCCGATGATGAGCTTTTGCACCTCGCTCGTCCCCTCGTAAAGGGTCAGGATGCGGGCGTCCCGGTAGAGCCGCGCCACCTCGTACTCCTCAAAGAAGCCGTAGCCGCCGTGCACCTGGATGGCCCGGTAGGCCACCCGGTTGGCGGCCTCAGAGGCGTAGAGCTTGGCGAGGCTCGCCTCCAGGGTGTAGGGCTCCCCCTTGACTTTTTTCCAGGCCGCCTGGTAGGCGAGGAGCCTCGAGGCCTCCAGGTCCAGCTTCATCTCCGCCAGGTGCTCCTGGACCAGTTGGAAGCTGGCGATGGGCCGGCCGAACTGCCGCCTCTCCTTCACGTAGCTCAGGGAAAGCTCCAGCGCCCGCCGCATGAGCCCCACCGCCCCCGCCGCTAAGGAGATGCGGCCCGTGTCCAGGGTGGAAAGGGCTATCTTAAAGCCCTCGCCTTCCTGGCCCAAGATCCGCTCCTTGGGCACCCGGACCCCGTCCAGGAAGACCACCCCCGTGTCCGCCGCCCTAAGGCCGAGCTTTCCCTTAAGGGGGCTCGTGCGCACCCCGTCCTGCCGCTCCACCAGGAAGCAGGTGATGCCCTTCGCCCCCCTCTCGGGGTCCGTCTTGGCGAAGATGAGGAAGACCTCCGCCACGTTGCCGTGGGAGATGAAGGTCTTCTGGCCCTCCAAAACGTAGTGGTCGCCGTCCCGGTAGGCCCGGGTGCGGAGGCTTGCGGCGTCGGAGCCGGCCTCGGGCTCGGTGAGGCCAAAGGCCCCGAGGACCTCTCCCCGGGCGAGGAGGGGCACGTACCGCTCCTTTTGGTCCTTCGTCCCGTAGGTAAGGAGCGGGGTCAAGACCAGGCTTTGCTGCACGGAGAGGATGGAGCGCAAGGAGGCGTAGCCTCCCATCTCCTCCAAAAGGGCGAGGTAGGCGAAGAAGTCCAGCCCTGCCCCGCCCAGCTCCTCGGGGACGAAAACCCCCAGGAAGCCCAGCTCCCCCATGCGCCGCACCAGGGGCCAGGGGAAGGCCTCCTTCTCCTCGTACTCCTTCAACGCCGGGGCCGCCTCCTCCAGGAAGCGGCGGGCCAAGGCCCTAAGCTCCTTGTGCTCGGGTATCTCCATCCTTCAACCCCCTCAGGATCAGGTCGTGGTAGGCCTGGGCCACCTCCACCGCCCGCATGGGCCCTCCAGGGCGGAACCAGCGGATCATCCAGTTGAGGAGGGAAAGCACCGCCCGGCCCGCCAGGGCCACGTCCACCGGCCGGAAGACCCCCGCCGCTATCCCCCGCTGGAGGATGGCCCTGAGGTTCGCCTCGTGCCGGTCCCTAAGCCGGTTGGTGAGGGCCCGGTTTTCCGGGGAGAGGCTTTTTATGCCCTGGAGCATGGTGACGAAGAAGGGGTAGTTCTCCTCAAAGAAGCGGGCGTGGGCCTCCATAAAGCGGAGGAGGGCCTCTTCCGGGTCCGGGTGGGCCGAGGCCTCCTCCCCCGCCCGCACCAGGCCCTCGAGGGCCTGGAGGCTTATCGCCAAGAGGATCTCCTCCTTGCTCCGGAAGTGGTGGTAGAGGGCCGCCTTGGAAAGCCCTAGGGCTTGGGCCACGTCCTGGACGCTCGTGGCCTCGTAGCCCTTCTCCGTGAAGAGCTTGGCGGCCTCCTGGAGGATGCGGTCTTTCGTGGTGGTCACCATGGCTCACCGACCGGTCGGTAAGTTCCACGATAGTCCCCTCCCCACGCTCCTGTCAAGCCCCGGCCTTGACAAGGGCCAGGCTAAGCCATTAACATGGTAACCAACCGGTCGGTAAATACGGGCGCGTCTTGGTTTTAGGGTATGGGCGCGCTCCACCGGTAGGAGGGAGGACGCTGATGCGGCGTACCTGGGCCAAAGCAAGCCTACTGGCGCTTCTTGCCTTGGGAGGGTCCGCCTTTGCTCAGGTTATTCGCGTGGGCGTGGTGGGACCCATGGCCTTCGTCCAGGGAGAGCACACGTGGTATGGAGCTACCCTGGCGGCGGAGGAGATCAACCGGGAGGGCGGAGTGGTGGTGGGCGGCCGGCCGTTCCGAATTGAGCTCGTTCGCGTGGACACCAACGAGATCACGAGCGTGACGGACGCCGCCACCGCTGTGGAGCGGGCCATCACGGCCCAAAGGGTGGATTTCCTCATCGGGGGCTTCCGCAGCGAGGCCGTCCTGGCCATGAGCGAGGTGGCGGCAGATTACAAGAAGCCCTTTATCATCACGGGTGCTGCCCTGGACGGCATTCTTGCTGGCCGGGTGGACCGCAACTACGAACGATTCAAGTACCTCTTCCGCGTGAGCCCGAACAAGTCCAGCGACCTGGCGCGCACTTCCCTGCTCCTCCTGGGGGAGGTGGTGCAGGCGGTGCGCCAGCAGCTCAACCTGTCCAGGCCCAAGGTGGCCATCCTAGCCGAGCGGGCCGCATGGGCCGATCCCTTGGTAGAAACGGCAAGCCGCCTCATCGCCGCGCCGCCGCCCCAAGGGTATGGGGCCGAGGTGGTGGGGGTCTGGCGGCCCTCGGCCACGGCCACGGACGTGACCCCTGAGCTCACCGCGATCCAACGGGCCCAGGCCCAGGTGATCTACACCGTCCTCTCCGGACCCGTAGGAGTGCCCTTCGGCCGGGACTGGGGCCGGCTCAAGATTCCCGCTGCGCCCGTAGGGATCAACGTGGAGGCTCAGCAGGAAACCTGGCTCCAGGCCACGGACGGGCTTGGGGTCTATGTGGCCACCCTTAACACCTTGGCCCCGGGCGTGGCCATCACGCCCAAGACCCTACCCTTTATCAGCAATTTCCAGAGCCGATTCAAGCGTTTCCCCATCTACACGGCTAGCGGGGCCTACGTGGCCCTCCACATCTTGAAGGAGGCCATTCTCCGGGCAGGGAGCCTGGAGGCCGATGCGGTGGTGAAGGCCCTCGAGGCCACGGACTACGTGGGTCCTTCGGGCAGGATCGTCTTTGACAAGGTCCACGACGTCACGTGGGGCCCTGGGTACACCACGGGCCTTGGAGTCCAGTGGGTGGGCAGCCGGATGCAGGCCTTCTGGCCCCGGGCTTGGCGCGTGGGGGACCGGGTGGTGGGGTATGCGGGCGTGCGGCCCTACCAACTTCCCCCCTGGGTGGTGGAGGCCTGGAGGCGGTAGATGCTCGCCGCCATCCTGGTGAATGGCCTGGTCCTAAGCGGAATCTACGGCATGCTGGCCTTGGGGTTCGCCCTCACCTATGGGGTGGCCCGCATCCTCAACCTGGCCCATACGGCCTTCTACATGGCCGCCTCCTACTTCCTCTTCTTCCTCCTAGGCTATACAGGCTTCCTCCCCGCCGCCCTC encodes:
- a CDS encoding DUF6282 family protein, encoding MKPSERAWAVVQGAYDLHVHVEPDILPRKTHDLALAERFRQVGLKGFVLKSHYAPTAERAQVVGRAVPGVEVLGAIVLNHGVGGLNPLAAEIAARAGARFLWFPTVDAANEAREVARLSLEKKPQWARLQEAFREAGLLPAPIGVLDANGKLRPEARAVLEVAARHRMVVATGHLSRDEILKVVEAALEEGVSHVVVTHPDYPTQGLPLSDQRYLASQGVYLERCFTPSHTGKVPWEKLFRAIREAGVERSFLSTDLGQPANPPVEEGLALFADRLLQAGFSEEEVRHMAVTVPTELAKGGKG
- a CDS encoding PIG-L deacetylase family protein is translated as MKRLLVVSAHAADFVWRAGGAIALTVAQGGKALVVALSYGERGESGELWKEPGQTLERVKAIRQEEASRAAAILGAEFLPLDLGDYPLRVDEKALERLLGILVDFAPDVLMTHTPKDPFNPDHPVAYEATELARQLASGAGVASAFKTIRPPEFLLFEPHQPELCGFVPNLFLDITSVWEKKLKAMEVFASQAYLRRYYAERAEHRANHARRISGLKDIEKAEAFQRVLPQVVRSL
- a CDS encoding 4-carboxy-4-hydroxy-2-oxoadipate aldolase/oxaloacetate decarboxylase → MLAPEEVKELAELGSATVYEASGREGLVPLTFLRLPPGAKAAGPAFPVLCAPGDNLGAHAAMAALKPGEVLVLAQAEAEPVALVGELLATQAKAQGAAALLVDGAVRDADELAALGLPVWARWVSPKGAKREALLGLGVPVLLGGVEVRLGDYLVLDGDGVVVVRRERAQEVLQKARERAEREARLRERFARGELSLDLYGLRERVARHLEEAARLREGNRG
- a CDS encoding NAD(P)-dependent oxidoreductase, with translation MARLQVAVLGLGEAGSAIAQDLVQAGARVVGYDPIPEKNVPGIHRAQSEREAAYGAQVVLSVNWARVALEVAQKVAPALSPGVVYADLNTASPKLKRALAEALSGTGALFADVALMSPVPGKGLRTPSLASGPGARAYRERLTPLGAVVEVVGEAPGDAATRKLLRSVFFKGMAAAVMEALEAARRLGLEAELKANIAQTLKEADEALVERLVEGSLRHAGRRYEEMLAAAELLEEVGVKPRVARATAEQLRAWMELG
- a CDS encoding tyrosine-type recombinase/integrase codes for the protein MYNTPVDPSAPAHVLWKTLGIKSPDNALIPLIPYAEYLLLERGYSPRGVRRYLQDLAFWFRFLEAQDLPPGPEAVRALLLAERWSPRRVQGFLAALRSYYRYLAQVRGEAAEDPTEGIGRPKAGRRLPLHPNPEELKRFLEAFSEEKEAKLLTALVRFLYGTGLRISEALSLKGRNVVLEKGLPAAVRVVGKGNKERLVPLSKTAREALLELGLPQGNVPIFTFTQGRRRGRTPSARWVEAKFREAALRAGLDPRRFTPHKLRHAYATLLVEVGVELDAVKDLLGHESIATTQIYLHASRERLKEAAQKLPEL
- a CDS encoding SDR family oxidoreductase, translated to MFLEKFRLDGKAALVTGGSRGLGLEAALALKEAGAKVAVMARRASFFEEARKHLGEDALYLEGDVRDEARLEAICDQVEGELGPLTILVNAAGISWGAPSLEMPVEKVREVLEVNLVGAFLASRAAAKRMKERGYGKIVHIASVAGLKGEYPEVLDAVGYSASKGGLVALTRDLAVKWGRWGIRVNALAPGFFPTRMTEKVLPRAEPLLKATLPLGRAGKPGELGGAVLFLASPASDYITGVVLPVDGGATAL
- a CDS encoding long-chain fatty acid--CoA ligase, with translation MFPSTMMDEELNLWDFLERAAALFGKKEVVSRLHTGEVHRTTYAEVYRRAKRLMGGLRALGVGEGDRVATLGFNHFRHLEAYFAVPGMGAVLHTANPRLSPKEIAYILNHAEDKVLLFDPNLLPLVEALRPELRTVEHFVVMDEKAPEGYLAYEAVLGEEAEPHRVPERAACGMAYTTGTTGLPKGVVYSHRALVLHSLAASLFDGTALSEKDVVLPVVPMFHVNAWCLPYAATLVGAKQVLPGPRLDPASLVELFDGEGVTFTAGVPTVWLALADHLETTGHRLKTLRRLVVGGSAAPRSLIARFERMGIEVRQGYGLTETSPVVVQNFIKSHLEGLPEEEKLTLKAKTGLPIPLVRLRVADEEGRPVPQDGKHMGEIQLKGPWITRGYYQNEEASQRALTPDGWFRTGDMAVWDEEGYVEIKDRLKDLIKSGGEWISSVDLENALMGHPKVKEAAVVAIPHPKWQERPLAVVVPRGEAPSPEELNAHLLQAGFAKWQLPDAYVFVEEIPRTSAGKFLKRALRERYKGYYGGA
- a CDS encoding PaaI family thioesterase, yielding MSPFARFFQAEVLRKEAGEAELRLRVREEFLQGQGLVHGGILAALLDSALGQAVESLGVKVVTAELSVSYLRPVREGVLVARGWVIHPGRHLLHAAGEVLLEGKRVAFAKGVFYRVG
- a CDS encoding MaoC/PaaZ C-terminal domain-containing protein; protein product: MPMYFEDFEVGQRFSTPARTVTEADVVNFAGVSGDYNPIHTDAEFAKETPFGQRIAHGLLVLSMLTGLRQRAGHFEGTIIAWLEIRNYRFLKPVFIGDTVRGESEILEKRETSKPDRGILVQRVRVYNQRNEVVQEGEFVTMVRRRPA
- a CDS encoding SDR family NAD(P)-dependent oxidoreductase, which gives rise to MGRLSGKTIHVTGAAHGIGRAALDLFAREGARLLAVDVEEGALAEAVAPLEAEAVAVVADVSTPEGVEEAFREALEEFGVLHGVAHFAGIADSALSWKLPLGEWERVLRVNLTGSFLVARKAGEVMEGGSLVLTSSVAALGALGLAHYAASKMAVVGLARTLALELARKGIRVNVLLPGLIATRMTAGLPEWAWRREVEATPLGRAGHPEEVARAALFLLSEEASYLTGQAIYVDGGRSIVGPGAYAPLAQRR